In Deltaproteobacteria bacterium, a genomic segment contains:
- a CDS encoding FHA domain-containing protein encodes MNNIDDLNGSFCEEHELTIDNEWMKKLEVISKRLATAKILLTNAEENSGDIKEAIFKRVQNDYQQRLAIIEDELAPVASHIRGELTQIATREKGIQGRLELIEDLIEEQKFRAKVGEYPDTELAEKVGALGTLKERLDTHLAIVSATYDSCEKFLGADWREHEHEVTPIKHSMSSEIEHGPTTDVQVSVQDSPEPESQQDSASLVWADLGTPVAPGSQGESVSEWERPSLKEALEGPSEALTVAAVSPEQVAARAELEACLEMINPKGVTERFELGEEGISIGKSTVNDVVIKKAGVSRRHARVVLRESGEYHVQDLSGSGVAVNGLMTDQSILHSGDTITVGKIDFELITRD; translated from the coding sequence ATGAACAATATAGACGATTTAAATGGTAGCTTCTGTGAGGAACACGAGCTCACGATTGATAACGAATGGATGAAAAAACTTGAGGTGATTTCTAAGCGTCTCGCCACGGCGAAAATACTACTGACAAATGCTGAGGAAAATTCTGGGGATATTAAAGAGGCCATCTTTAAGAGAGTACAGAATGATTATCAGCAGCGACTGGCCATCATTGAGGATGAGCTTGCACCGGTGGCAAGCCATATCCGTGGTGAATTGACCCAAATTGCAACGCGAGAAAAGGGTATTCAAGGACGGCTTGAATTGATTGAAGACCTTATCGAAGAACAAAAGTTTCGAGCAAAAGTTGGCGAGTACCCAGATACTGAATTAGCAGAGAAAGTTGGAGCGCTTGGAACACTCAAAGAGCGGTTGGACACTCATTTGGCTATTGTAAGTGCAACTTATGACTCTTGCGAGAAGTTCTTGGGTGCCGATTGGCGAGAGCATGAGCACGAAGTGACTCCAATCAAACACAGCATGTCTTCTGAAATTGAGCATGGTCCCACGACCGATGTTCAGGTTTCCGTACAGGATAGCCCTGAGCCCGAATCTCAACAGGATTCTGCGAGTCTGGTTTGGGCCGACCTTGGTACGCCCGTTGCTCCGGGTTCTCAGGGTGAGTCGGTGAGCGAGTGGGAAAGGCCAAGTCTAAAAGAGGCTCTTGAGGGGCCTTCCGAGGCATTAACAGTTGCGGCCGTTTCACCGGAGCAAGTCGCGGCCCGAGCAGAGCTCGAAGCTTGCTTAGAGATGATTAATCCTAAGGGCGTGACAGAGCGTTTTGAATTAGGTGAAGAGGGAATTTCGATCGGTAAAAGTACCGTAAATGATGTGGTGATTAAGAAGGCTGGAGTATCTCGGCGTCATGCACGTGTGGTTTTGCGTGAGTCAGGCGAATACCATGTACAGGATTTGTCGGGATCCGGCGTTGCTGTCAATGGTTTGATGACTGACCAATCAATTCTTCATAGCGGTGATACTATCACGGTCGGCAAAATTGACTTTGAGTTGATAACCAGAGACTAA